One part of the Quercus lobata isolate SW786 chromosome 7, ValleyOak3.0 Primary Assembly, whole genome shotgun sequence genome encodes these proteins:
- the LOC115953038 gene encoding thioredoxin-like protein 4B gives MSSYLLKVLTKKQEVDAIIRDTIDKILVLFFGRASDPVCLQLDGVLSKSAQEVSKFASVALVDIDSNEIQVYVKYFDITFIPSTVFFFNAHHMKMDFGNPDHTKCVGAFHKKQDFIDVVEAIYSGAMKGKLIVSCPLPPEQIPKYQLLYKDV, from the exons ATGAGTAGTTACCTATTGAAGGTGCTGACAAAGAAACAAGAGGTGGACGCAATCATCAGAGACACCATTGACAAGATCCTTGTACTCTTCTTTGGCCGTGCTTCTGATCCTGTCTGCCTTCAACTTGACGGTGTT CTTTCTAAATCGGCTCAAGAGGTGTCCAAATTTGCAAGTGTAGCACTTGTAGATATTGATTCCAATGAAATTCAAGTTTATGTCAAGTATTTTGACATTACTTTCATACCTTCAacagttttctttttcaatgcTCATCACATGAAAATGGATTTTGGGAACC CAGATCACACTAAATGCGTTGGCGCATTTCACAAGAAGCAGGATTTTATTGATGTTGTAGAG GCCATATATAGTGGGGCCATGAAAGGCAAGCTGATAGTGAGTTGCCCTCTGCCACCAGAGCAAATACCGAAGTATCAATTGTTATACAAGGATGTATAA